A segment of the Thermodesulfobacteriota bacterium genome:
AACAACGGGGAGTTTTACCGGTATTTTTTCGTAACCATTAAGGCGCGCCACTTCCTCTATGAAATCGACTTCCCGGCTGAGGTCGCCACGGAAAGATGGGGATGTCGCCAGAAGGGTGTCTTTTCCTGCCTCGCGTATTTTGATGCCGATGCTCTCCAGTAACCGGCGTATCTCGCCTTTTTTCAGGTCGCTCCCCAAAAGGCGGTTAACCTGACCTACACGTATGGGGATAGGTTTTCTTTCCTCCGGCCTGGAATAGACATCGATACGGCCTTTTAGAATTTTTTCCCCGCCCGCTTTTGCCATGAGAGAGACAGCGCGATCCAGGGCTGCCCCCACTCCCTCCATATCTATGCCCCGTTCAAAGCGGTATGAAGATTCGGTGCTCAAATTTAGCCGGCGGCTGGTGCGGCGGACAGAAATAGGGTCAAAATAGGCGCTCTCAATAAAAACTGACCGGGTTTCCGGGGTTATTTCAGAATTTATACCCCCCATAATTCCGGCCAGGGCGACGTTTTTCTCCCCATCCGCAATCATGAGCATATTTTCGGAAAGAGTCCTTACCACCCCATCCAGGGTGGTGAATGTCTCATCATTTCGGGCTTGATCGACTATAATACGCCTTCCGGCCAGGCGTTCCAGATCAAAGGCATGTAAGGGCTGGCCATATTCCATGAGCACGTAATTGGTAACATCGACTATGTTATTGACCGGGCGGATACCTACCGCCAGGAGGCGCTTACGGAGCCAGAGAGGCGACCCGGCGACCGTCACACCCCTTATGATCCGGCCGGCATAGCGGGGGCATAGATCAACGGCCCGGACCTCCACTGATACTGCCTGGTGGATGTCTTCGCCCTTTTCTGAAATATTTATTCTGGGATAACGAACCTTCTTATGTATGATGGCCGCCGCCTCACGCGCAATTCCCAAAACACTCAGACAATCAGCGCGGTTAGGGGTCAGCCCTATTTCCAGCACATAGTCTTCCAGCTCCAAGGCCTGGGCCAGGGGAAGTCCGGATTCCATGTCAGCGGATAAGATATAGACTCCGCCCTTATCCTCACCCAGACCAAGTTCGGCTGCCGAGCAGAGCATGCCCTCAGAATACTCGCCCTTTATACTGGTCCCGGAGATTCTTAATGGCCCGGGCAGGACGGCCCCCTCTAAAGCCAGCGGCGACTTATCTCCGATGCGGATATTTTTCGCCCCGCAGACCACACGGTATGTATTTTTGCCGGACACAACCCGGCACAGAGAAAGGTTTTCAGCATGGGGATGCGGGAGAATATCTGTAATGTGGCCGACCACTACCTGACCCAGGCCTGCATCATAGTGCGTCAGGTTTTCCACCTCCAACCCGACCATGGTCAGGCGTTCGGCCAGGTCTTCCACAGGGATGTCAATGTCCACAAATTCTTTAAGCCAGTTCAGCGTAACCCGCATAGTATTACAGCCTGATTTTAAGTCTAAAATTGATTGAGAAAACGGAGATTATTCTCGTAGAAAAGACGGATATCGTCAATGCCGTACTTCAGCATGGCTATACGCTCTATGCCCATGCCAAAGGCCAGGCCGGTAATTTCCTCCGGGTCATAACCGACCATGCGAAAGACTTCCGGGTCAACCATGCCGGCCCCCATGACCTCCAGCCAGCCGGTTTGAGAACAAACCCGGCAACCTGAGCCACGACAAATCACACAAAGGATATCTATCTCCGCGCTGGGTTCGGTAAAAGGGAAAAAGCTGGGACGGAAGCGGAGGGAGGTCTGTTCATCGAAAATCTGATGGATAAATATGGTCAATATCCCTTTAAGGTCAGCAAATGAGACGCCTTTATCGACCATAAACCCTTCCACCTGATGGAACATAGGGGTATGGGTGATATCCGAGTCACAGCGATAGACCTTGCCCGGCGCAATAATCCGCACCGGCGGCCGTTGCCTTTCCATGGTGCGCACCTGTATCGGAGAGGTATGGGTGCGCAGAAGGACGTTTTCAGAGATATAAAAAGTATCCTGCATGTCCCGCGCCGGGTGATCGCGCGGGATATTCAACGCCTCAAAATTATAATAATCAAGCTCCACATCCGGCCCTTCGGCCATAGCAAAACCCAGTCTCTCAAATATATCGCATACCTCGCCGGTGATCTGGGTTATAGGATGGAGCTTACCCGGGGATATAAACCGGCCGGGTAACGTAATGTCTGTCTTTGGACCTGTTGGACCTGCCTGCCCCTCAGAGGAAACCCTTGCCTGCCAGGTATTAAGGGCGGCCTCTATGTCCTTTTTGACGGCATTGGCCAACTGCCCGATACGCGGCTTGAGCTCTGCCGGCAGGCCGCCCATCTGTTTTAACAGCTCAGGCAGGATTCCTTTACGGCCCAGGTACTTAATGCGAAGCGCTTCCCATTCCTCCCGGCTCTTGACCTCCGGGATGGTCTTAAGCGCCTCGTCCCTTATTTTTTGCAGCCTTTCTTCCATCAGATAAGGATCAATTTCAGATTTCAAATTTGAAATCTGAAATTGATTATTGCGCCGTCCTGGCAATTTTTGCAAAGCAGGCCGGATCGCTTATAGCCAGATCAGAAAGGATCTTACGATCCAATTCTATCCCCGTCTTTTTTAATCCACCCATCAACCTGCTGTAAGAGAGGCCGTTCAGCCTGGCCGCCGCATTGATACGTGCAATCCAGAGGGCCCTGAATTCCCGCTTCCGCACCCTGCGATCACGATAAGCATAGGTCATGGCGCGCTCTACCGCCTCTTTGGCCGTGCGGAAGATTTTGCTCCTTCGTCCCCAATATCCTTTGGCCAAAGCCAGTACCTTATTTCTCCGTCTCCTGGCCTTAAAACCCCTTTTCGCTCTTGGCATAACAGTACCCTTTCTTTAAACTCGTTTTGTTAAATAAATAGTTTCCATCCGGAAACCCAAAGATTCCGGATGCAGCAATCAGCACTCAGCTATCAGCGTTCAGCTTAATGTATTGTTTGTCTTAGATTTTTGCCGACAGCTAATTGCTGATCGCTGAAAGCGTGAAGCCGGAAACCGAAGTTTCCGGATGAACACTTAACCACACAAATAAAGTGCGGCATAGCCGCAGCGTTAAAGCTTATTGTCCGTTGCCTCCAAGATAACACTCTTCAGGCCGAACTTCCAGAACCCGTCCAGATATCAAAGATAGGGTATTATCTGTCGGATATTTTTGGCATTGGACTCATCAAGCACGCTCGAACCGCGCAGGCCTCTCTTTCGTTTGCGTGTCTTTGAGGTCAATATATGGCTGCCATAGGCCTTAAACCCTAAAATTTTGCCTGTACCGGTTACCTTAAAGCGCTTGGCAGCGCCCCGATTAGTTTTAATCTTTGGCATCTCTTCCCCCTAATCTGCAATAATAATCTCAAATTTCAAAGGCACTACGTCTTGGGGGCAACTATCATCACCATGTCCCGGCCTTCCATCTTTGGTTCGTATTCGATTTTTCCAATATCCTCTATCTCGGTGCGAATACGATTTAATATAGTTACGGCCTGGCCGGAAAAGGCGATCTCACGCCCCCGGAAACGAACGGATACCTTAACTTTGTCTTTATCTTCCAAAAACCGGCGAATATGGCGCAACTTAAACTGGTAATCATGCTCATCGGTCTTGGGCCGGAACTTGACCTCTTTTACCTGTATAACTACCTGTTTTTTCTTGGCCAACTGGATTTTTTTGCTCTGTTCGTACTTAAATTTGCCGTAGTCCATAACCCGGCAGACCGGCGGTTGAGCTGTAGGAGCTATTTCCACCAGATCAAGCCCTTCTGCCTCCGCCAACTTCAGGGCTTCCTCAAGGGGCTTAATCCCCAGTTGCGTCCCGTCTGCGCCGATTAACCGTACTTCCTTGGCACGTATCTGCCAATTAATTCTAACCTTTTTCTCTATACTATCCACCTCCCCTTATGATGCAAATAAAAGTTCTCGGCAACATATCTATGTTACTGATAATTTCTGCATTTATCCTGAACCATGGCCACAAACTGATTTACCGGCATGGCCGAAAGATTTTCCCCGTTCCTGAGGCGAACCGTCACACTGTGCGAAGCGACCTCCTTGTCCCCGATAACAAGCATATATGGAATCTTCTGCATCTGCGCTTCTCTGATCTTTAAGCTCAGTTTTTCGTTGCGGAAATCTCCTTCCGCCCTGAGGCCTGCATCCATCATCTCCGCCAGGACGCCCTGGCCATAGTCAATCTGTCTGTCCGTAACCGTCATGATTACAGCCTGCACCGGTGCCAGCCAGGCGGGAAAAGCGCCGCCGTAGTGCTCTATCAAAACGCCGATAAACCGCTCCAGCGCCCCCAATATGACCCTGTGGAGCATCACCGGCCTATGCCTTTCACCATCTGCCCCTACATAAACCAGGTCAAACCGTTCCGGCAGGGTAAAGTCGCACTGGATAGTGGCGCACTGCCAGCGCCGATCCAGGGCATCCTTAAGCTTTATGTCGATTTTGGGTCCATAAAACGCGCCTTCGCCCTCATGGACGGCAAACGGAATATCTTTGTCACGCAGGGCGCCCGTAAGGGCTGCGGTGGCCCGCTCCCAGTCTTCATCGCTACCGATGGACTTTTCCGGCCTGGTGCTGATTTCTACCTCATAATCAAAACCGAAGATGCCCATGACATAGGTGACAAAATCGATCACGCCTTTTATCTCATCATTTAACTGCTCCGGCATACAAATAATGTGCGCGTCATCTTGAGTAAACTGGCGAACCCTTAAAAGGCCGTGCAAAACGCCTGACTTCTCATGCCTGTGCACTGTGCCCAGTTCAAAGAACCGCAGCGGCAGGTCCCGGTAGCTCCTTACCCTGGATTTGTAAATGAGCATGTGGGCCAGGCAGTTCATGGGCTTGATGCCATACTGCTGACCATCTATCTCCGTAAAATACATATTCTCGCGATAGTTATCAAAATGACCGGAACGCTTCCAGAGATCAAGTTTCAATATCTGCGGCCCTATCACTAACTGGTACCCGCGTTTCAGGTGCTCTCGCTTTTCAAAATCCTCAATAATAAATCGTAGCATGGCCCCGCGCGGATGATAAATTATCAGCCCTGCCCCTGCCTCATCGCTTACGCTGAATAGGTCCAGCTCCTTGCCTAGGCGGCGGTGGTCACGCCTCTTGGCCTCTTCAAGCTTCTCAAGATAATCATCGAGGACTTTACGATCAAAGAAGGCCGTCCCGTAGATGCGTTGCAGCATCTTATTGCGCTCATCTCCCCGCCAATAAGCGCCGGCCACGCCGGTCAACTTAAAGGCCTTGACCAATCCGGTAGAGGCAATATGCGGCCCGCGGCAAAGGTCAATAAAGTCACCCTGCCGGTAAATGGAAACGACCTCTTCGGGTATATCCCGAAGAAGCTCGACCTTATATGGTTCATCCAGCCGCGTAAACAATTCAATCGCGGCTTCCTTAACCAACTCTTCCCGCTGGAATTGCCTGTTTTCAGCGATAATCTCCCGCATCCGCCCCTCAATGCGCTCCAGATCCGCGGGCGTGAAGGTCCCTTCATAATCAAAATCATAATAGAACCCGTGCGCTATAGCCGGGCCGATGGCCATCTTAACCGACGGGAATAAGTCTTTTACCGCCTCGGCCATGATATGCGCGGTGCTGTGCCTCAAGATAGACAGTTCCTCTCCCGTGGTCGTATCTCGAGGAATAGCCATCTCTCTGCCATCGGAGCTGGTTATGGAAATAAGATTTTCCCCCATCTTTTCAGTTAAAAGGGCATCTTACTGTCTGATGACAACAAAGATGCCCTCTAATCCGCCCGTAAATTTAAAACATATAATTGCTTAGAGGTTGCTCCCGGCTATTGCTCGCGGATGTTTATTTAAATGGTAGGCACGGGCGGTTTCGAACCGCCGACCTCTACCGTGTCAGGGTAGCGCTCTCCCCCTGAGCTACGTGCCTGCATTAAAAACAAAACCAGGATATAAAAACCATCATTTGGTAACAATATTTATGCGGTATGTCAAGGAAAATGTCAAATAATGTTAATGCAATATCCTATATAGTTATAGACATGGCCGGCAATTAAGTGGCAGAGTGGAGAGGGCGAAGGGAAGGGGGGCTGTTGTAATCTGAATTTTTGGTCCAGGTATCAAAATTAAAAATGGCTATAAGCCAGTTACTTATAGCCATTAAATCTTACTGGTGGGCCGTGCTGGAGTCGAACCAGCGACCTACTGATTAAGAGTCAGTTGCTCTGCCAATTGAGCTAACGGCCCGAGTTGAACCATGAAATTTAATAAAAGTAGCAGACTAAGATTTGGCACGCCCGGCCCGACTCGAACGGGCGACCTACGGATTCGAAGTCCGGCGCTCTGTCCAACTGAGCTACGGGCGCCAAGCATAACATTGCCAAGGTGGTGGTTTTTTTAACACCTTTGTTTTGATAAGTCAACCCTTAGTGCCTCTGATCTGGGTTTGGTTGCAAGAAAACATTTAATATCTTAGACTAAGTTAATTGGGTTAGACTAGTTTCCATCCGGAAACCCAAGGATTCCGGATGGAGCAGTCAGCACTCAGCCATCAGCGTTCAGCTTAATGTGTTGTTTGTCTTAGATTTTTGCTGACAGCTAATCGCTGATCGCTGAAAGCGTGAAGCCGGAAACAGTAGTTTCCGGATGAACACCAGACTAAAATTTTACTGGAAAACTTAGCACGATATATGCTAAAAATAGTTGCAACAATATAATCACATCGGAGAGGGATTACTTATGCCGAGCGTATCTTATAAAGACAAGCGATTCGAGGTCAACATAGAAGGCTATTTGAAGACTTTCGATAGCTGGACTGCGGAATTCTCCCAGGCCATCGCCAAACAAGAAGGGATAGAAGATTTAACCGATGAACACTGGCTAATAATTGAATACGTGCGTAACTACTATGCCAAACGTGGCATTGCTCCTATGATTTTAAAATTGCAACGAGACCTCAAAATTTCCATTTGGCGAATACATGAACTTTTTCCTACCACGTCTGAGAGGGCTATATGCAAGATTGCCGGACTGCCCAAGCCCACCGGTTGTATCTAAGCATTAATCGCTGGACTGCCCGGCCCCAAAAAATGTCAAACCGTCCTGCCTGTGCGTTGCCTGACTGCGAGCGTTCTCGCTCAGGCAGGCACGCAGACAGGGCCGGCCATTTTAATTCTCTGCTCTTCCCTTAAGAGAGAATACCTGATCTGGCCGGCCAGAAATTTTTCTTTTAATTCTTCTATTACCTCCATGGCTTCGCCTTTCTTCTGGTAGATATCCAGAAGGCAATAAAGGACTCGCAGGTCTCGCTCATTATATATCCTTTTTAAGATCTCCAGCGCCCGATCATAGTCTTTAAGACTCAAATAACAACGAATCTGCTGAATCAGGCCCTCGTGGTCCTGCCATCCAGCCTTATTTATAAGTTCTAGAGCAAATTCAAATAGTCCGCCCTCCATGAGGACGCGGATAACTTTTAGCCCCAGGCCGTCCCTCGTAAAAATTTTCTCCGCGACGGTCATGGCCTCGGTAAACCTTCCCAGACAGAGATATTTACTAATAAGGTCCAGACCCCGCTGGGGGCTTTGCATCAATTCTTCGGGGTTAAGCGATCGTAACCAGATGTAGTATAAGGCCTCCTGGGTCTTTCTGAGAGAATCGAGATCGCCCGGTTGGTATGTGTTGCAGATGCCGAGAGAAGGAATGTCTTCAACCCCCTGGACAAACACAGGTTCCATGACCTTATGTACCCTTATCATGAAGGTGGCATCTTGTCCGGCCAGCTCCCGGTCAGGATATTCATGAGGAAATCTGACCTGAAACCGCCTCTCTTCTCCGGCCTTAAGTCCCGCCAGGTTGCTCTCGAATTCAGGCAGAAAGCGGCCCTCACCGATCACGAGCGGCCAGTATCGTCCGCTCGCACTGGGAATGGGTCTTTCCCCAAGGTATCCGGCAATATCTAAAATTATCTTCATCCCGGATCTTGCCGCAGAGCTTGAGTCCCGGTAGAAAGGCACGCGCCTGATCCATTCCTTAAGCCACGACTGTCCGGCGGCCCTGTCCGTGCTCAAATACCGGTAGAGCAACTCAAATTCCTCAACCTCACATAATAACCCTGTAAGATAAAGATAGAATTCCGGCTCTTCGTCCAGATAATGGGCTTGGTGAACAAGATACGAGAGGAGAGGGAAGATATCGGTCCTTGCCTCGAACTTCTCCTGGAAGAAGACGTTGTTAATAAACCAGATGGCCTTCAGCCGCTTTATCTCTTTGGAGGTCAGCTTCTCGGTCTCAAAATCATCTCCGATGGATAAGTATCGGGGCTTGTATTGCGGGTGAGGTATGATCCCGAATTTCTTATAGTCTCTCTGGATCTCCGTGCCGAAATAGACCTGAAGCTGCTGCGAACAGGAATTACCCTCGATGCGAACCCCGTGGTTCTTCACAAAACGCACGGTTTCATAGGCATCGGCAAAGGTCTCACCCGGCAGCCCGTAAAGGGTAAACAACTCCACGTTGACGCCAAAGGACTGGGCCAATTTGATGGCCTTAGACAGTCTGTCCAGATCCAATTTTTTTCTGATGGTATCGAGAACCCTGGGGCTGCCTGATTCCATGCCATAGGCAATGGTAGCGGCCCCGGCCCGTTTTAGCTTCATAAGAAGGGAGGCATCTACCAGGTCGTAACGCGTTTGACACCAGAACCGGATATCAAGGTCCTGTTCTATAATTTTATCTAAAAGGCATTCCAGCCGCTCGCGGGAAAAACTGAAGTTCGGATCGGCAAACCAGAACTGTCTAACGCCCCCTTTTACACAATGCCTGATTTCTTCCAGCACCCGTTCGATGGAGTGAATTTTTACCTTATGATGGAACGCCCTGGGCGTATAGCAGAATACGCAGGGATAGACACAGCCTCTGGAGGTAAGCAAGATGGCCGTATCCTTGTGTGATAGATCCAGGATATTTGTCAGATACGGTGACGGATAGGTATCCAAATCATCTCCGGTTTCTTCGGCCATCGGATTATCATACAGGCGATTTTCTACCCTATAGGATATCCCACGGACAGTGGACAAGGGCCGATTCTCCCGCAGCGCACAGGCGAGATCCCGCGCCACTATTTCGCCGTCACCCCGGGAAATGACATCCATATGGCGAAGGTCAAGGAGGGCCTCGGTAGGCATGAAGGTCGCTTGCGGCCCGCCAATGACAACGGGTATCCGGGGATCCAGTTCCTTTATGAATTTAGCCATAAGGCGGATACTTTCCATGTTTTCCATGTAAGCAGAAAAAGCTACATATAAAGGACGCCGGTTAAGGATGAACTCCCTGATTTTTAACAGCGACAAAGGCCTGTCTTTGAGATCATCCCACAGGGCGATCTCAAACCCATTATCCCTGAGAAAGGCGCCTATATATCCTAGTGAGATCGGGATGGTATCTGATGAAGAGACCGGAGAGGTTCGATTACTGTTGATGAGTAAGACAGGGGGATCGCTTATTGAATGCATTCATTGTTTCCTTATGTTGACGGCTTCGTAAAAAAGCCTTTTCACCGCTGAGTACGCAGAGCCCGCAGAGAAAAACCTTAAACCGTTCAATATGTTATCTCGGCGTCCTGCGGTAAAATTTTACTTTTTGCGAGTTCATCAATTTTGAGTTTTTTCGTTGGTCATTGCCTTCATCTATGAGCCATGACCCATCCCTAAGACAATGCCTGCCTGCTTAGCTTCTCGATATTTTCACGGGCAAAATCTATAGAGGGGTCGATATCCAGGGCGAACTGATAGTATCGGATGGCCTCGGCTATATGGCCCATTTCCCGAAGGTTGGAACCGATGTTGGCATAATCTATGGCCGAAGACGGGTCCAGATCTATGGCCTTTTCAAAGCAGGCTATGGATTGCACATGATCTTTGAGCTTAAAATGACAAAAGCCCATCAGGTTATGTATTTCCTTGAGTTCTGCATTACACTCCCGTGCCTTTTCAAGCTCCGCCAAGGCCTGCCTTATATCCCCCAACTCCTTGTAGCACACACCCCGCTGGCAATAAAGACTGGCCCTCTCCTTGCCTGTCGTGTCAAGGGCTAATGCGCGTTCATAGCAGGCCAGGGCCTCATCGTAGCGGCCTTCCCGCTCATAGGTGTAGCCCAGGAAGAAATGGACCTCGTAATGGTCAGGATAGATCGTCTTCATTTGCTCAAGCTCATAGACAGCCCTTTGGCTGTCGGGAAATTGTGAGACCAGCTTGGCGGCGTGCAGACAGAAACTGTTATCCCTGGTGCGTTCGCGGAAATGAGCCCCTGGAACGATCATATATACGGCCGGAATGCGGAGTACAGGATGGGTAATATCCACGGCATAAAC
Coding sequences within it:
- the pheT gene encoding phenylalanine--tRNA ligase subunit beta; this translates as MRVTLNWLKEFVDIDIPVEDLAERLTMVGLEVENLTHYDAGLGQVVVGHITDILPHPHAENLSLCRVVSGKNTYRVVCGAKNIRIGDKSPLALEGAVLPGPLRISGTSIKGEYSEGMLCSAAELGLGEDKGGVYILSADMESGLPLAQALELEDYVLEIGLTPNRADCLSVLGIAREAAAIIHKKVRYPRINISEKGEDIHQAVSVEVRAVDLCPRYAGRIIRGVTVAGSPLWLRKRLLAVGIRPVNNIVDVTNYVLMEYGQPLHAFDLERLAGRRIIVDQARNDETFTTLDGVVRTLSENMLMIADGEKNVALAGIMGGINSEITPETRSVFIESAYFDPISVRRTSRRLNLSTESSYRFERGIDMEGVGAALDRAVSLMAKAGGEKILKGRIDVYSRPEERKPIPIRVGQVNRLLGSDLKKGEIRRLLESIGIKIREAGKDTLLATSPSFRGDLSREVDFIEEVARLNGYEKIPVKLPVVSLTTPARIKSHTVANICHSVLNGLGFYEVINYSFMDERATRLLKISGTDERNRHVHLLNPLTEEQSVLRTSLLPNLLSTVCSNLNKWNSNLRLFEIGKIFIDQGEGRQPVEKTYLAGMCTGLRYPEGVHFPGDGVDFFDITGGMEAVFQALGISGYRLDQAVESAPYLRREASARIVLGPKTLGFVGEMDPSVCEGFDVKEKVFMFELSFDDLVEAYKGLKVFKPLPRYPAVMRDMAIIVPEDVPAGRILRVINEQGGNIMENVFIFDVYQGRQIERGYKSLALRVIYRSSEKTLEDEEVNAVHQQIVSDILSRFNGRLREQKITELQEGLK
- the pheS gene encoding phenylalanine--tRNA ligase subunit alpha — protein: MEERLQKIRDEALKTIPEVKSREEWEALRIKYLGRKGILPELLKQMGGLPAELKPRIGQLANAVKKDIEAALNTWQARVSSEGQAGPTGPKTDITLPGRFISPGKLHPITQITGEVCDIFERLGFAMAEGPDVELDYYNFEALNIPRDHPARDMQDTFYISENVLLRTHTSPIQVRTMERQRPPVRIIAPGKVYRCDSDITHTPMFHQVEGFMVDKGVSFADLKGILTIFIHQIFDEQTSLRFRPSFFPFTEPSAEIDILCVICRGSGCRVCSQTGWLEVMGAGMVDPEVFRMVGYDPEEITGLAFGMGIERIAMLKYGIDDIRLFYENNLRFLNQF
- the rplT gene encoding 50S ribosomal protein L20, which encodes MPRAKRGFKARRRRNKVLALAKGYWGRRSKIFRTAKEAVERAMTYAYRDRRVRKREFRALWIARINAAARLNGLSYSRLMGGLKKTGIELDRKILSDLAISDPACFAKIARTAQ
- the rpmI gene encoding 50S ribosomal protein L35 produces the protein MPKIKTNRGAAKRFKVTGTGKILGFKAYGSHILTSKTRKRKRGLRGSSVLDESNAKNIRQIIPYL
- the infC gene encoding translation initiation factor IF-3, yielding MEKKVRINWQIRAKEVRLIGADGTQLGIKPLEEALKLAEAEGLDLVEIAPTAQPPVCRVMDYGKFKYEQSKKIQLAKKKQVVIQVKEVKFRPKTDEHDYQFKLRHIRRFLEDKDKVKVSVRFRGREIAFSGQAVTILNRIRTEIEDIGKIEYEPKMEGRDMVMIVAPKT
- a CDS encoding TusE/DsrC/DsvC family sulfur relay protein, which translates into the protein MPSVSYKDKRFEVNIEGYLKTFDSWTAEFSQAIAKQEGIEDLTDEHWLIIEYVRNYYAKRGIAPMILKLQRDLKISIWRIHELFPTTSERAICKIAGLPKPTGCI
- a CDS encoding radical SAM protein, with amino-acid sequence MHSISDPPVLLINSNRTSPVSSSDTIPISLGYIGAFLRDNGFEIALWDDLKDRPLSLLKIREFILNRRPLYVAFSAYMENMESIRLMAKFIKELDPRIPVVIGGPQATFMPTEALLDLRHMDVISRGDGEIVARDLACALRENRPLSTVRGISYRVENRLYDNPMAEETGDDLDTYPSPYLTNILDLSHKDTAILLTSRGCVYPCVFCYTPRAFHHKVKIHSIERVLEEIRHCVKGGVRQFWFADPNFSFSRERLECLLDKIIEQDLDIRFWCQTRYDLVDASLLMKLKRAGAATIAYGMESGSPRVLDTIRKKLDLDRLSKAIKLAQSFGVNVELFTLYGLPGETFADAYETVRFVKNHGVRIEGNSCSQQLQVYFGTEIQRDYKKFGIIPHPQYKPRYLSIGDDFETEKLTSKEIKRLKAIWFINNVFFQEKFEARTDIFPLLSYLVHQAHYLDEEPEFYLYLTGLLCEVEEFELLYRYLSTDRAAGQSWLKEWIRRVPFYRDSSSAARSGMKIILDIAGYLGERPIPSASGRYWPLVIGEGRFLPEFESNLAGLKAGEERRFQVRFPHEYPDRELAGQDATFMIRVHKVMEPVFVQGVEDIPSLGICNTYQPGDLDSLRKTQEALYYIWLRSLNPEELMQSPQRGLDLISKYLCLGRFTEAMTVAEKIFTRDGLGLKVIRVLMEGGLFEFALELINKAGWQDHEGLIQQIRCYLSLKDYDRALEILKRIYNERDLRVLYCLLDIYQKKGEAMEVIEELKEKFLAGQIRYSLLREEQRIKMAGPVCVPA